Genomic DNA from Rhodothermales bacterium:
TGTCGACGTTGGTCACCTCTCCAAAGAGGCGGCCGATCAGCGCCCTGACCGTGCGGTCCTCGGGTTCCACGCGGCGTTCGCCGCACTGCGGGCAGAATGCCCCCGGCCGGTCGGTGCCACAGGTCGGACAGGTCTCCATATGGAGAATCTAGCCCGCATGAGTCTCAAAACAGTACCCCGACCCCGCCAAAACGGCAGAAAAACGATGTTTCCGGAAATGGCACGGGAATTGGCGTCCGCATCGTGACCAAACCTGCACTCATCACGCACCACTGCGGTCTTATGCTCAAGACCTTCCGTCTTCTGGCCTTCTCCCTGATCCTGGGCACACTCGGGGTTGACGCCGCATCTGCGCAGGCCAATCAGTTCCGGGACTCCCGGGCGCACCTCGGTGTGGCCGCAGGTCTGTTTACCTATCACGGACCGATCGACCTGCTTCAGCGACGCAGTGCCTCCAATTTCGTGCGTGAAAGCGATCCGGCCGCGGTCTTCTTCGGCTCGTTCCCCATCATCTCCGACCGGTTCTACTTCCGCGGGATGCTGGCCTTTACCAACTTCTCCCAGAGCGATGGCGAAGCACTGGTGGCGGCTCAGCCGCAGCCGGCCAAGAACGAGTTCCTGACGAGCTTTCTAATGCTCTGGGAGCCGGAGATCGTGATGACGCTCACGCCTGGATCCAGGTCACGCGTGTTGCCCTACATCTTCACCGGCTTCGGAGCGATGGTGGCGGACCCCTTTAAGTCCAACCCGCAGGTGAACATCCCCGGCACCGGCGTGCCTGGCCCGGAGCGCTCCGTCTACCACATCCCCGTAGGAGCAGGCATCGACGTAGCCTTCAACGGCTGCTGGTCCGCGTTCGCGGAGGCCAGCTGGCGGTTCGACCTGAACTACGTCTGGCGCAATGAGGCCGACTACGATCCGCACAATACCTCCCTGGTCATGGGCGGTATCCGCATGTGTCTCAACCGTCGCAAGGTGCGCGCTCCCGAGCCTACCCGTATTCCCCCGCCGATGACGGTGCCGGCGTACGCTCCGCCACTCCCCGAGTCGCCCCTCATGTGCCCGCTTGTCGAGCTGAACTCGGTGTACTTCGAGTACGGCAGCGTTGAACTGAGCGCCGAAGCCCGGGCCATGCTGGACGAGAATATCGAGGCCCTCACCATCAACGAGGCCTGCTGCGTGGAGATCATCGGTTACACCGACCGGGATGACTCCGGCATTGATGCACTGCGCATGTCCCGAGCGCGGGCCGATGCGGTCTTCAACTATTACGTGCGCCGCGGCCTGCCGGAAGACATGTTCACCGTGTCCGCGCAGGGCTATGGCGAGGCCTGCGGCAAGGCCAAGGACACCGAAGGTCCCGGCTGTCCGCGTGCCAGGCGAGTGGACTCACTGCCCTTTGACTGCGCCCAGGTCCTGCGGGGATCGATCCGGAATTCGTTCCGGCGCCCGCTGTACGAAAACTTCTAGGCTCCCCTCCCGGCAACAGCCCTCAAGAGGCGGCGTTCTCCCCCGAACGTCGCCTCACCTGTCTATGCCCGGATTTGATGCCTCCCAGCAGGAACGCCTGGCGCGCCGTCTCAAACAGCGCGCGCAGGAACTGGGCTTTCTTGCCTGCGGCATCTCGACGGCCGGACCCCTGGATCAGGAGGCGCGTGACCTCGAGGCCTGGCTGAACCAGGGACGACACGGCACCATGAAGTGGATGGAGAACCACTTCGACAAGCGCATCGACCCCACCCTGCTCGTTCCAGGCGCGCGCAGCGTGGTGTCCGTACTGCACAATTACTACCCGGAGCGCCAGCCTCCGGCAGACCCCGACATCGGCCGCATCAGCCGGTACGCCTGGGGAGACGACT
This window encodes:
- a CDS encoding OmpA family protein, translating into MTKPALITHHCGLMLKTFRLLAFSLILGTLGVDAASAQANQFRDSRAHLGVAAGLFTYHGPIDLLQRRSASNFVRESDPAAVFFGSFPIISDRFYFRGMLAFTNFSQSDGEALVAAQPQPAKNEFLTSFLMLWEPEIVMTLTPGSRSRVLPYIFTGFGAMVADPFKSNPQVNIPGTGVPGPERSVYHIPVGAGIDVAFNGCWSAFAEASWRFDLNYVWRNEADYDPHNTSLVMGGIRMCLNRRKVRAPEPTRIPPPMTVPAYAPPLPESPLMCPLVELNSVYFEYGSVELSAEARAMLDENIEALTINEACCVEIIGYTDRDDSGIDALRMSRARADAVFNYYVRRGLPEDMFTVSAQGYGEACGKAKDTEGPGCPRARRVDSLPFDCAQVLRGSIRNSFRRPLYENF